Proteins encoded together in one Mycobacterium sp. MS1601 window:
- the arcA gene encoding arginine deiminase, which translates to MSVAALGSNSEVGRLRTVILHRPGAELQRLTPRNNDTLLFDGLPWVSRAQEEHDAFAALLRSRDVEVLLLPELLAEALASGAARMHGISAAVDSRRLGLPLSQELATYLRTLDAASLAHVLMAGMTFDELPFGEQELSLVRRMHHGADFVIDPLPNLLFTRDSSFWIGPRVAITSLAMPARMRETSLTDLIYAHHPRFLGVRRAYESRSAPVEGGDVLLLAPGVVAVGVGERTTPAGAEALARSLFDDNLAHTVLAVPIAQERAQMHLDTVCTMVDTDAVVMYPNIVDSLSAFTIHRVDSGGVKIDRAAPFVNAAADAMGIEKLRVIDTGLDPVTAEREQWDDGNNTLALAPGVVVAYERNTETNARLEDSGIEVLRISASELGTGRGGPRCMSCPAARDPL; encoded by the coding sequence GTGAGTGTCGCTGCACTGGGATCGAATTCAGAGGTTGGCAGGCTGCGTACGGTGATCCTGCATCGCCCCGGCGCCGAACTGCAGCGGCTGACCCCGCGCAACAACGACACACTGCTGTTCGACGGCCTGCCCTGGGTGTCGCGGGCACAGGAGGAGCACGACGCCTTCGCCGCACTGCTGCGCTCCCGCGATGTCGAGGTGCTGCTGCTGCCCGAGCTGTTGGCCGAGGCCCTGGCCAGCGGTGCGGCGCGCATGCACGGCATCTCCGCGGCGGTGGATTCCCGACGCCTCGGCCTGCCGCTGTCTCAGGAGCTCGCTACCTACCTGCGCACCCTCGACGCGGCCTCGCTGGCCCATGTGCTGATGGCGGGCATGACGTTCGACGAGCTGCCCTTCGGTGAGCAGGAGCTGTCGCTGGTGCGCCGGATGCATCACGGCGCCGACTTCGTGATCGACCCGCTGCCCAACCTGTTGTTCACCCGCGACTCGTCGTTCTGGATCGGCCCGCGGGTGGCCATCACCTCCCTTGCCATGCCCGCCCGTATGCGGGAGACGTCGCTGACCGACCTCATCTATGCCCACCACCCGCGTTTCCTGGGGGTGCGACGGGCTTACGAGTCGCGGTCGGCCCCGGTGGAAGGCGGCGATGTGCTGCTGCTGGCACCGGGCGTGGTGGCCGTGGGAGTGGGGGAGCGCACCACTCCAGCCGGTGCGGAAGCCCTGGCGCGCAGCCTGTTCGACGACAACCTGGCCCATACCGTGCTGGCGGTGCCGATCGCCCAGGAGCGGGCCCAGATGCACCTGGACACGGTGTGCACGATGGTCGACACCGACGCGGTGGTGATGTACCCGAACATTGTGGATTCGTTGTCCGCCTTCACCATTCACCGCGTGGACAGCGGCGGGGTGAAGATCGACCGGGCGGCACCCTTTGTCAACGCCGCCGCCGACGCCATGGGTATCGAGAAGCTGCGCGTGATCGACACCGGCCTGGACCCCGTCACCGCCGAGCGTGAGCAGTGGGACGACGGCAACAACACCCTGGCGTTGGCTCCCGGCGTCGTCGTCGCCTACGAACGCAACACCGAAACCAATGCACGCCTGGAGGATTCGGGCATCGAGGTGTTGCGCATCTCGGCCTCGGAGTTGGGCACCGGCCGCGGCGGTCCACGCTGCATGTCTTGCCCGGCGGCGCGCGATCCGCTGTGA
- a CDS encoding GNAT family N-acetyltransferase: MAERLVERASDLAALTVFADCFGADLYPLARELTPITAGAGETLMTQGDPADFFLIIHTGRVEVSHSSEDGHSFVTDVAPGRIVGEIALLRHSPRTATVTALEDLTGWVGGDDAFDELIELPGVLALLIRTARQRLAAFITPVPLNLADGTRLLVRPVLPGDSERTTNGPVEFSSETLYRRFQSPRAPTPSLMRYLFEVDYVDHFVWVVTTESGDVVADARYVRDERDNSTAEIAFTVGDEYQGRGIGTYLMGALTVAAHVAGVKTFSGRVLSENRAMRSIFNHAGARWEREDLGIVTTVVNVPSTVPFGPETEKRIENVARQMIRAL, encoded by the coding sequence GTGGCCGAACGACTAGTCGAGCGCGCAAGCGATCTTGCGGCACTCACCGTGTTCGCAGACTGCTTCGGTGCCGACCTGTATCCGCTGGCCCGCGAGCTGACGCCGATCACCGCGGGCGCCGGCGAGACTCTGATGACCCAGGGGGACCCGGCCGATTTCTTCCTGATCATCCACACGGGCCGTGTCGAGGTGAGCCACAGCAGCGAGGACGGACACTCTTTCGTGACCGACGTCGCGCCAGGCCGCATCGTCGGTGAGATCGCGTTGCTGCGCCACTCTCCGCGCACGGCCACGGTCACCGCCTTGGAAGACCTGACCGGGTGGGTGGGCGGCGATGACGCCTTCGATGAGCTGATCGAACTACCCGGCGTGCTGGCGCTGCTGATCCGCACCGCCCGGCAGCGCTTGGCGGCATTCATCACCCCGGTGCCGTTGAACCTTGCCGACGGCACCCGGCTGCTGGTGCGTCCGGTGCTGCCCGGCGACAGCGAGCGCACCACCAACGGTCCCGTGGAGTTCTCCAGCGAGACGCTCTACCGGCGGTTCCAGTCGCCGCGGGCACCGACACCCAGCCTGATGCGCTACCTCTTCGAGGTGGATTACGTGGACCATTTCGTCTGGGTGGTCACCACCGAATCGGGAGACGTGGTGGCCGACGCCCGGTACGTGCGCGACGAACGTGACAACAGCACCGCCGAGATCGCCTTCACTGTCGGCGACGAGTACCAGGGCCGCGGGATCGGCACCTATCTGATGGGAGCCCTGACAGTGGCAGCCCACGTTGCCGGAGTGAAGACCTTCTCGGGTCGGGTGCTGTCGGAGAACCGAGCGATGCGCTCCATCTTCAACCACGCCGGCGCCCGCTGGGAGCGAGAGGATCTGGGTATCGTCACCACCGTCGTCAACGTGCCCAGCACGGTACCGTTCGGTCCCGAGACCGAGAAGCGCATCGAAAACGTTGCGCGCCAGATGATCCGGGCGTTGTAG
- the rsmI gene encoding 16S rRNA (cytidine(1402)-2'-O)-methyltransferase, with amino-acid sequence MSGGRLLLGATPLGQPSDASARLRDALATADIVAAEDTRRVRALATALEVRMVGKVVSLFDQNESTRAPALIEDMKSGATVLAVTDAGMPLISDPGYRLVSMCVDAGVPVTCLPGPSAVTTALAVSGLPSDRFCFEGFAPRKGRQAWFATLAGEQRTCIFFESPRRLAELLRDAADALGGQRRVVVCRELTKTHEEIVRGTLAELAEWAADGVLGEITVVLAGAVPSADLDALVVEVEELAADGMRVKDACAQVVASHPGAPSRRELYEAVVKSGVLKSRE; translated from the coding sequence ATGAGTGGTGGCCGACTGTTGCTGGGAGCCACTCCGCTGGGGCAGCCGTCGGACGCTTCGGCACGGTTGCGGGACGCCCTGGCCACCGCCGACATCGTCGCCGCCGAGGACACCCGCCGGGTGCGCGCGCTGGCCACCGCCCTGGAGGTGCGGATGGTGGGCAAGGTGGTCAGCCTGTTCGACCAGAACGAGTCGACGCGGGCACCTGCCCTGATCGAGGACATGAAATCGGGTGCGACGGTACTGGCTGTCACCGACGCGGGGATGCCGCTGATCTCCGACCCGGGCTACCGCCTGGTGTCGATGTGTGTGGACGCCGGAGTTCCGGTGACATGTCTGCCCGGTCCGTCAGCGGTCACCACCGCCTTGGCCGTCTCGGGCCTGCCGTCGGATAGGTTCTGCTTCGAAGGTTTCGCACCCCGCAAGGGCCGTCAGGCCTGGTTCGCGACGCTGGCCGGGGAGCAGCGCACCTGCATCTTCTTCGAATCGCCGCGCCGACTCGCCGAACTCCTTCGCGATGCGGCCGACGCTTTGGGTGGACAGCGCCGCGTGGTCGTGTGCCGCGAGCTGACCAAGACCCACGAGGAGATCGTCCGCGGCACGTTGGCGGAGTTGGCGGAGTGGGCGGCAGACGGGGTGCTGGGGGAGATCACCGTGGTGCTCGCGGGGGCGGTGCCGTCGGCGGACCTGGACGCCCTGGTTGTCGAGGTGGAAGAACTCGCGGCCGACGGCATGCGCGTGAAGGACGCCTGCGCGCAGGTGGTGGCGAGCCATCCGGGTGCGCCGTCGCGGCGCGAACTCTACGAAGCGGTGGTGAAGTCGGGAGTGCTCAAGTCGCGGGAGTGA
- the soxR gene encoding redox-sensitive transcriptional activator SoxR, translating into MESHELAPGELAHRAGVAVSALHFYEREGLISSRRTSGNQRRYSRDTLRRVAFIRMSQRLGIPLVRVREALATLPSDRVPTSKDWARLSAGWRQDLDDRILHLQRLRDNLADCIGCGCLSLKSCLLSNPGDVLAENGPGAARL; encoded by the coding sequence ATGGAGTCCCACGAACTGGCACCCGGTGAGCTGGCACACCGGGCCGGCGTCGCCGTCTCCGCACTGCATTTCTACGAGCGCGAAGGCCTGATCAGCAGCCGTCGCACCTCCGGCAACCAGCGCCGCTACAGTCGCGACACCCTGCGCCGAGTGGCTTTCATCCGGATGTCCCAGCGCCTGGGCATCCCGCTGGTCCGGGTGCGCGAGGCGCTGGCCACGTTGCCATCGGATCGTGTCCCCACCAGCAAGGACTGGGCCCGACTGTCGGCCGGATGGCGTCAGGATCTCGACGACCGCATCCTGCACCTGCAGCGACTTCGCGACAATCTGGCCGATTGCATCGGCTGCGGCTGCCTGAGCCTGAAGAGCTGCCTGCTGAGCAACCCCGGGGACGTGCTCGCCGAAAACGGGCCGGGCGCCGCGCGACTCTAG
- a CDS encoding shikimate 5-dehydrogenase has translation MTRPPLSKDTTLCISLAARPSNIGTRFHNYLYDQLGLDFLYKAFTTTDIVAAIGGVRALGIRGCSVSMPFKQDVLALVDHVEDSARVINSVNTIVNDDGVLTAANTDYLAIEQLINSHHLDPAQSVLIHGSGGMASAVASAFRDNGFHHGTVVARNPTAGPELAERLGYHWRPHVGGAEASIIVNVTPVGMAGAPEERDCPFGAETIAAADTVFDVVALPSETPLIVAARSAGKQVITGAEVIALQAAEQFARYTGVRPSPDLVAEASRISRA, from the coding sequence ATGACCAGACCGCCGTTGTCCAAGGACACCACGCTGTGCATCTCGCTGGCCGCCAGACCCAGCAACATCGGCACCAGATTCCACAACTACCTGTACGACCAGTTGGGTCTCGACTTCCTCTACAAGGCGTTCACCACCACCGACATCGTCGCGGCCATCGGCGGCGTGCGGGCTCTCGGAATCCGCGGATGTTCGGTGTCCATGCCGTTCAAACAGGACGTGCTCGCTCTCGTCGACCACGTGGAGGACTCGGCGCGGGTGATCAACTCGGTGAACACCATCGTCAACGACGACGGTGTGCTGACCGCAGCCAATACCGACTACCTGGCCATCGAGCAACTGATCAACAGCCACCACCTCGATCCCGCGCAGTCGGTGCTGATCCACGGCAGCGGTGGCATGGCCAGCGCCGTGGCTTCAGCGTTCCGAGACAACGGCTTTCACCACGGCACCGTGGTGGCACGCAACCCGACCGCCGGCCCCGAGCTGGCCGAAAGGCTCGGCTACCACTGGCGTCCGCACGTCGGCGGTGCGGAGGCCTCGATCATCGTCAACGTCACGCCCGTGGGCATGGCCGGCGCACCCGAGGAACGCGACTGCCCGTTCGGTGCCGAGACGATCGCCGCGGCCGACACCGTGTTCGACGTCGTGGCACTGCCGTCGGAGACGCCGCTGATCGTCGCTGCCCGCTCGGCGGGCAAGCAGGTGATCACCGGTGCAGAGGTGATCGCGCTGCAGGCCGCCGAGCAGTTCGCGCGATACACCGGGGTGCGCCCGTCGCCCGACCTGGTGGCGGAGGCGTCCAGGATCTCGCGCGCCTGA
- a CDS encoding LpqN/LpqT family lipoprotein yields the protein MKKFTSVAGAGVTALALGLALVGCGSDSSTEATSSSSSAEESTAESTSAAAESTEPAAPAGPNETIQDYIVSNGIQESTVKRGDPGVPVVNMPVPPGWQQRDNIPEAPFGAIVFTGTAVPANPPRILALMSKLTGDVDPQAILDYAPGELENMPGWQPMNPGTRNQLSGFDAFQIAGAYAIDGRKGMIAQKTVVIPADDGVYVLQLNAYSDEQEAPVLGNATQVIDEQTTITFE from the coding sequence ATGAAGAAGTTCACCTCCGTCGCAGGTGCGGGCGTGACCGCGCTCGCACTCGGCCTGGCCCTCGTGGGCTGCGGCTCGGATTCGTCGACCGAGGCCACCTCATCCAGCAGCAGCGCAGAAGAGTCCACGGCGGAGTCCACCTCGGCAGCCGCGGAGTCCACCGAACCGGCTGCACCCGCAGGACCTAACGAGACCATCCAGGACTACATCGTCTCCAACGGAATCCAGGAATCGACGGTCAAGCGCGGTGACCCGGGTGTGCCGGTGGTGAACATGCCGGTGCCGCCCGGCTGGCAACAGCGCGACAACATCCCGGAGGCGCCGTTCGGTGCCATCGTGTTCACCGGCACCGCCGTGCCGGCGAACCCGCCGCGCATTCTGGCCCTGATGTCCAAACTCACCGGCGACGTCGACCCGCAGGCCATCCTCGACTACGCGCCGGGCGAGCTGGAGAACATGCCCGGGTGGCAGCCGATGAACCCGGGCACGCGCAACCAGCTCAGCGGTTTCGACGCCTTCCAGATCGCCGGCGCGTATGCGATCGACGGCCGCAAGGGCATGATCGCGCAGAAGACCGTGGTGATCCCCGCCGACGACGGTGTGTACGTGTTGCAGCTCAACGCCTACTCCGATGAGCAGGAGGCGCCGGTGCTGGGCAACGCGACGCAGGTGATCGACGAACAGACCACCATCACGTTCGAGTAG
- a CDS encoding TspO/MBR family protein, with translation MPSRTLIATGLGTAAAAVIGSVASKAGVETWYPTLRKPRYVPPNGVFPVAWTSLYTDIAVTSAATIDKLRTQDPASVSGYTAALGVNLVLNAGWSWLFFKAHKLGPSAVAAGALTVSSADLARRTAKVNSSAGLALAPYPLWCAFATVMSTDIWRLNR, from the coding sequence ATGCCGTCACGCACTCTCATCGCCACCGGATTGGGCACTGCCGCCGCCGCAGTGATCGGAAGCGTCGCCAGCAAGGCGGGCGTCGAAACCTGGTACCCGACGTTGCGCAAGCCCAGGTACGTACCGCCAAACGGGGTCTTCCCCGTGGCGTGGACGTCGCTCTACACCGATATCGCGGTCACCTCGGCGGCCACCATCGACAAGCTCCGCACGCAGGATCCGGCATCGGTGTCGGGGTACACCGCCGCCCTCGGCGTGAATCTGGTGCTCAACGCCGGCTGGAGCTGGCTGTTCTTCAAGGCACACAAACTGGGTCCGTCGGCGGTCGCGGCCGGTGCCCTTACCGTCAGCAGCGCTGATCTGGCCAGGCGGACAGCAAAGGTGAATTCGTCGGCCGGGCTGGCACTGGCGCCGTACCCGCTGTGGTGCGCGTTCGCCACGGTGATGTCGACCGACATCTGGCGCCTCAACCGCTGA
- a CDS encoding DUF5642 family protein, producing MWNRRALVLLSCVGLLAACSSSGEAADGPSADIAKVADLKSSFGPEFTVSEVPVTGIDPKLLSAQKLPDGLKFEPADCAQFAAGQQMPGDLKGNMAAVSAEGEGLRFIVIAMETNEELPMVEPADNCQKVNFAGGALRGTVEVAQVPQIEGVQTQAVHRVLQTTVNGQAQTGEIYSYLAHFGDYQVIVTANPLVLPDKPVVPVDTARAEALLTEAVSAIRS from the coding sequence ATGTGGAATCGCAGAGCGCTGGTCCTCCTTTCGTGCGTCGGTCTGCTGGCCGCGTGTTCGTCCTCCGGTGAAGCGGCCGACGGCCCGTCGGCCGATATCGCCAAAGTGGCGGATCTGAAGTCCTCGTTCGGCCCGGAGTTCACCGTCTCCGAAGTGCCCGTGACGGGTATCGACCCGAAACTGCTGTCCGCGCAGAAACTCCCGGACGGGCTGAAGTTCGAACCCGCAGACTGCGCGCAGTTCGCCGCCGGCCAGCAGATGCCCGGCGATCTCAAGGGCAACATGGCGGCGGTGTCCGCCGAGGGTGAGGGGCTGCGGTTCATCGTCATCGCGATGGAAACCAACGAAGAGTTGCCGATGGTCGAACCGGCCGACAACTGCCAGAAGGTCAACTTCGCCGGCGGCGCGCTGCGCGGCACCGTGGAGGTGGCGCAGGTGCCGCAGATCGAGGGGGTGCAGACCCAGGCTGTGCACCGGGTGTTGCAGACCACCGTCAACGGGCAGGCGCAGACCGGCGAGATCTACAGCTACCTGGCGCACTTCGGGGACTACCAGGTGATCGTCACCGCCAACCCCCTGGTGCTGCCTGACAAGCCGGTGGTGCCGGTGGACACCGCGCGGGCGGAGGCGCTGCTCACCGAGGCGGTCTCGGCGATCCGGTCCTAA
- a CDS encoding aminodeoxychorismate synthase component I has translation MRIERLGDLGGFPALLRAVAAATTRLGLAPPAALSGDWFGSSAVIAPTVRAEPTAPTDVFAVAAAQHPSAVGGGWIGYLSYPEDAGTPSRLPESAGGWTDCVLRRDLDGCWWFEDLTGAPMPGWLADALRTPAAPAPWRISWTAPDRAAHEAGVLACLEAISAGEVYQACVCTQFTGILDGAPLDFFADAVRRTSPARAAFVAGEWGAVASLSPELFLRRRADAVWSSPIKGTLPLHADPALLRESVKDVAENVMIVDLVRNDLGRVATTGSVRVPELLTIQPAPGVWHLVSTVTAQVPGEVSNQMLLDATFPPASVTGTPKQRARELLSQWEPHRRGVYCGTVGLASPIAGTELNVAIRTVEFDAGGNAVLGVGGGITADSDPAAEWNECLHKASPTLHLTADEVTPAT, from the coding sequence GTGCGTATCGAGCGGCTGGGCGACCTCGGCGGGTTTCCCGCCCTACTGCGCGCCGTCGCCGCAGCCACCACCCGGCTGGGTCTGGCGCCGCCGGCGGCGCTGTCGGGCGACTGGTTCGGTTCCAGCGCAGTGATCGCTCCGACGGTCCGCGCGGAGCCCACCGCACCCACGGACGTCTTCGCCGTCGCTGCCGCACAGCACCCGTCTGCGGTGGGGGGCGGCTGGATCGGCTACCTGTCCTATCCCGAGGACGCCGGCACACCCTCGCGTTTACCCGAGTCTGCGGGCGGCTGGACCGACTGTGTGCTGCGGCGCGATCTCGACGGCTGCTGGTGGTTCGAGGATCTGACCGGGGCGCCCATGCCGGGCTGGCTGGCGGACGCGCTGCGCACCCCGGCCGCACCGGCGCCGTGGCGCATCAGCTGGACCGCCCCCGACCGCGCCGCCCACGAGGCGGGCGTGCTGGCCTGCCTCGAGGCGATCAGCGCCGGTGAGGTGTACCAGGCCTGCGTCTGCACGCAGTTCACGGGGATTCTCGACGGGGCCCCACTGGATTTCTTCGCCGACGCCGTCCGCCGCACCTCGCCCGCGCGGGCGGCGTTCGTGGCAGGTGAGTGGGGTGCGGTGGCATCGTTGTCGCCCGAGCTGTTCCTGCGTCGCCGGGCCGACGCCGTGTGGTCGAGTCCCATCAAGGGCACGCTGCCGTTGCACGCGGACCCGGCGCTGCTGCGCGAGTCTGTCAAGGATGTGGCCGAAAACGTGATGATCGTGGACCTGGTGCGCAACGACCTGGGCCGCGTGGCCACCACCGGGAGCGTGCGGGTGCCCGAACTGCTGACCATCCAGCCCGCACCCGGCGTGTGGCACCTGGTGTCGACGGTGACCGCGCAAGTGCCTGGGGAGGTGTCGAACCAGATGCTGCTGGATGCCACATTCCCGCCCGCGTCAGTCACCGGAACGCCGAAACAGCGCGCCCGCGAACTGCTTTCCCAGTGGGAGCCGCACCGGCGCGGGGTGTACTGCGGCACCGTCGGGCTCGCATCCCCCATCGCGGGCACCGAACTCAATGTCGCCATCCGCACGGTGGAGTTCGACGCCGGTGGCAACGCGGTGCTCGGTGTCGGCGGTGGTATCACCGCGGACTCCGACCCGGCGGCGGAGTGGAACGAGTGTCTGCACAAGGCATCACCCACTCTGCACCTCACAGCAGATGAGGTCACTCCCGCGACTTGA
- a CDS encoding dolichyl-phosphate-mannose--protein mannosyltransferase, with amino-acid sequence MTAPSTVTPERAVPVISPGPLVPVADFGPVDKANGWIMTAVVTALALVTRFLNLQSPTDSGTPVFDEKHYAPQAWQVLHNGGIEDNPGYGLVVHPPLGKQLIAVGEWIFGYNGLGWRFTGALLGVLMVALAARTVRRISRSTLVGGLAGVLLVAESVSFVTARTALLDGFLVFFVVAAFGALIVDRDQMRERMHTALLEGRINETPWGPRLGVRWWRFGAGVLLGLALATKWSGLYFMLFFGLMSLAFDVAARRQYRVPRPWLGTVRRDLGPSAYVFGLIPLAVYLGSYWGWFASETAVDRHAAGDDIGERQWWQLPDAIRSLWYYTAKAYEFHAGLTNAAGNHHPWESKPWTWPMSLRPVLYAIDQENVPGCGVQSCVKAVMLVGTPAMWWLAVPVLVYALWRSVFRRDWRYAVVLVGYCAGWLPWFAEIDRQMYFFYAATMAPFLVMAIALICGDILYKRGQNAERRTLGLLVVCFYTAVVLTNFAWLFPVLTGLPISQATWNMQIWLPSWR; translated from the coding sequence ATGACCGCTCCCTCCACCGTGACACCGGAGCGTGCCGTACCCGTGATCAGCCCCGGCCCGCTCGTCCCCGTCGCCGATTTCGGACCCGTCGACAAGGCCAACGGCTGGATCATGACGGCCGTGGTGACGGCGCTGGCGTTGGTGACGCGGTTCCTGAACCTGCAGTCGCCGACCGACAGCGGCACCCCGGTGTTCGACGAGAAGCACTACGCGCCGCAGGCCTGGCAGGTGCTGCACAACGGTGGCATCGAGGACAATCCGGGCTACGGGCTGGTGGTGCACCCGCCGCTGGGCAAGCAGCTGATCGCGGTAGGCGAATGGATCTTCGGCTACAACGGCCTGGGCTGGCGGTTCACCGGGGCGCTGCTGGGAGTGCTGATGGTGGCGTTGGCGGCCAGGACGGTGCGACGGATCAGCCGCTCGACACTGGTCGGCGGGCTGGCCGGGGTGCTGCTGGTGGCCGAGAGCGTGTCCTTCGTGACGGCGCGGACGGCGCTGCTGGACGGCTTCCTGGTGTTCTTCGTGGTGGCCGCCTTCGGCGCGCTGATCGTCGACCGTGACCAGATGCGCGAGCGAATGCACACCGCGCTGCTCGAGGGCCGCATCAACGAGACGCCCTGGGGCCCCCGGCTCGGCGTGCGGTGGTGGCGGTTCGGCGCCGGTGTGCTGCTGGGTCTGGCGTTGGCGACGAAGTGGTCCGGGCTGTACTTCATGCTGTTCTTCGGTTTGATGTCGCTGGCGTTCGATGTCGCCGCGCGGCGCCAGTACCGGGTGCCGCGGCCCTGGCTGGGCACAGTGCGCCGCGACCTGGGCCCGTCGGCCTATGTCTTCGGGCTGATTCCGCTGGCGGTGTACCTGGGCAGCTACTGGGGCTGGTTCGCCTCGGAGACCGCGGTGGATCGGCATGCCGCGGGCGACGACATAGGCGAGCGGCAATGGTGGCAGCTCCCCGACGCCATCCGCTCGCTGTGGTACTACACGGCCAAGGCCTACGAGTTCCACGCCGGACTCACCAACGCGGCGGGCAACCACCACCCGTGGGAGTCCAAGCCGTGGACGTGGCCGATGTCGCTGCGGCCGGTGCTCTATGCGATCGATCAGGAGAACGTCCCGGGTTGCGGCGTGCAATCTTGTGTGAAGGCCGTGATGCTGGTCGGCACACCTGCGATGTGGTGGCTGGCCGTGCCGGTGCTGGTCTACGCGCTGTGGCGGTCGGTGTTTCGCCGCGATTGGCGCTACGCGGTGGTGCTGGTGGGCTACTGCGCCGGCTGGTTGCCCTGGTTCGCCGAGATCGACCGGCAGATGTACTTCTTCTACGCCGCCACCATGGCGCCGTTCCTGGTGATGGCGATCGCGCTGATCTGCGGCGACATCCTGTACAAACGCGGGCAGAACGCCGAGCGCCGCACTCTGGGTCTGCTGGTGGTGTGCTTTTACACCGCGGTGGTGCTGACCAACTTCGCGTGGCTGTTCCCGGTGCTCACCGGGCTGCCCATTTCCCAGGCCACCTGGAACATGCAGATCTGGCTGCCCAGCTGGCGGTAG
- a CDS encoding DUF5642 family protein, translating to MRSLALVVLAVTVLGGCAQVAETPPDQTTSATSVQARGATVDPERIRRIRPELPEGYEVADVGGYASSPVAFWGFGRGWTAEPPQCAALVDPAPDGPAIGVSGSGAGGIVYVVVVTGPPRPQAGLDPVLLGGCGRWSMAYGASTAEVSLLDAPVIDGAATVGTAATIRARVESGNETDSRADTFMALVDQYAVFVTLVTDPGAVDPPLPPQYASDLLVTTVDTLRG from the coding sequence GTGCGGTCACTGGCGCTGGTCGTCCTGGCGGTGACTGTGCTGGGCGGATGCGCTCAGGTGGCCGAGACACCTCCCGACCAGACCACTTCGGCGACCTCCGTGCAGGCACGAGGCGCCACCGTCGACCCTGAGCGGATCCGACGGATCCGCCCCGAACTTCCCGAGGGTTACGAAGTCGCCGATGTCGGCGGGTACGCCTCGTCACCGGTGGCGTTCTGGGGCTTCGGACGAGGCTGGACGGCCGAACCGCCGCAGTGCGCGGCTCTGGTGGACCCGGCGCCCGACGGACCCGCAATCGGGGTGTCGGGATCGGGTGCCGGCGGGATCGTCTACGTGGTGGTGGTGACGGGCCCGCCGCGTCCGCAGGCGGGGCTGGACCCGGTGCTGCTCGGCGGGTGCGGTCGGTGGTCGATGGCCTACGGGGCGTCGACGGCCGAGGTCAGCCTGCTCGACGCACCGGTGATCGACGGCGCCGCAACCGTGGGCACCGCGGCGACCATTCGGGCCAGGGTGGAGTCCGGCAACGAAACTGATTCGCGCGCTGACACATTCATGGCGCTGGTGGACCAGTATGCGGTTTTCGTGACGCTGGTCACGGATCCGGGGGCGGTGGATCCGCCGCTGCCACCCCAGTACGCCAGTGACCTGCTGGTGACGACGGTCGACACTCTGCGTGGGTAG
- a CDS encoding alpha-ketoglutarate-dependent dioxygenase AlkB has translation MSVAVQDSLFDHAERRQLEHGAWIDVRSGWIEDVEWGRTLFDELRDGIAWRAERRKMYDRVLDVPRLVSFHHLLDEPVPHPALKQMRRRLNDIYAGELGEPFVTAGLCYYRDGEDSVAWHGDNIGRSRTEDTMVAIVSLGAARTFALRPRGGGHSLRIQHGHGDLLVMGGSCQRTWEHAIPKTTKPTGPRISIQFRPRDVR, from the coding sequence GTGTCGGTTGCAGTTCAGGATTCCCTGTTCGACCATGCCGAACGACGGCAGCTCGAGCACGGTGCGTGGATCGACGTCCGATCTGGATGGATCGAGGACGTCGAGTGGGGCCGCACCCTGTTCGACGAACTCCGTGACGGTATTGCGTGGCGCGCCGAACGCCGCAAGATGTACGACCGGGTGCTCGATGTCCCGAGGCTGGTCAGCTTCCACCATCTGCTCGACGAGCCGGTGCCGCATCCCGCGCTCAAGCAGATGCGCCGTCGGCTCAACGACATCTACGCCGGCGAACTGGGTGAGCCGTTCGTCACCGCGGGTCTGTGCTACTACCGCGACGGCGAAGACAGCGTGGCCTGGCACGGCGACAACATCGGCCGCAGCCGCACCGAGGACACCATGGTGGCGATCGTGAGCCTGGGCGCGGCAAGGACATTCGCTTTGCGGCCGCGTGGCGGCGGGCACTCGCTGCGCATCCAGCACGGGCACGGCGACCTGCTGGTCATGGGCGGCTCGTGTCAGCGCACCTGGGAGCACGCCATCCCGAAGACCACCAAGCCCACCGGACCGCGAATCAGCATCCAGTTCCGCCCGCGCGACGTCCGTTAG